The following proteins are co-located in the Leptospira weilii genome:
- a CDS encoding RNA recognition motif domain-containing protein — protein MPINIYVGNLSYDLNEGTLGDLFRVHGTVNSVKIITDQYSGKSKGFGFVEMPNKDEADKAIKDLDGKNVLTRNLKVNVAKPKNDRF, from the coding sequence ATGCCGATTAATATTTATGTAGGAAATCTTTCTTACGATCTGAACGAAGGAACGTTAGGTGATCTTTTCAGAGTTCACGGAACCGTTAATTCCGTAAAAATCATCACGGATCAGTATTCCGGGAAATCCAAAGGATTCGGTTTTGTCGAAATGCCCAACAAGGACGAAGCCGATAAAGCGATTAAGGATTTAGACGGAAAAAACGTTCTTACGCGTAATTTGAAAGTAAACGTTGCAAAACCAAAAAACGACAGATTTTAA